The Raphanus sativus cultivar WK10039 chromosome 2, ASM80110v3, whole genome shotgun sequence genome includes a region encoding these proteins:
- the LOC130508691 gene encoding 36.4 kDa proline-rich protein-like, translated as MIKYVLPNYGDFAAKHLLPQRNGSPESVSSTSASGSTPSSNSTTSSTSTPSSTPPPPPPFVCPPCVCPPPVFPPNNPPPGTAPPGTTPPEITPPEIQPPEITPPEIEPVIPPPGITPPETGPITPIPEIPPPESTPPPEIQPPEITPPVTEPITPPPETGPITPLPEIPLPEITPPEIQPPEITPPETEPVTPPSGITPPETGPITPLPEIPPPESTPPEIQPPEITPPETEPITPPPETGPINPLPEIPPPEITPPEIQPPRLHHQ; from the exons ATGATCAAATATGTGCTGCCTAACTATGGAGACTTCGCAGCCAAG CATCTTCTTCCTCAGCGAAACGGAAGCCCAGAGTCGGTCTCCTCCACGTCAGCCTCCGGCTCCACGCCGTCCTCCAACTCCACGACGTCCTCCACCTCCACGCCGTCCTCCACCCCGCCACCCCCACCACCGTTTGTTTGTCCACCATGTGTTTGTCCACCACCAGTGTTTCCACCAAATAACCCACCACCTGGGACTGCACCACCTGGGACTACACCACCCGAGATTACGCCACCAGAAATTCAACCACCCGAGATTACACCACCAGAAATTGAACCAGTAATTCCACCACCCGGGATTACACCACCAGAAACTGGACCAATAACTCCAATACCAGAGATTCCACCACCTGAGAGTACGCCGCCACCAGAAATTCAACCACCCGAGATTACACCACCAGTAACTGAACCAATAACTCCACCACCAGAAACTGGACCAATAACTCCGCTACCAGAAATTCCACTACCCGAAATTACACCACCAGAAATTCAACCACCCGAGATTACACCACCAGAAACTGAACCAGTAACTCCACCATCCGGGATTACACCACCAGAAACTGGACCAATAACTCCACTACCAGAGATTCCACCACCTGAAAGTACGCCACCAGAAATTCAACCACCCGAAATTACACCACCAGAAACTGAACCAATAACTCCACCACCAGAAACTGGACCAATAAATCCGCTACCAGAAATTCCACCACCCGAGATTACACCACCAGAAATTCAACCCCCGAGATTACACCACCAGTAA